One Cyanobacteriota bacterium genomic window carries:
- a CDS encoding class I SAM-dependent methyltransferase, whose translation MSDPQAISAAVAKLYNTYPFPPEPLLDEPPPGYNWRWNWLTAYNFCTGRKPQRLNARILDAGCGTGVGTEYLVHLNPDAMVVGIDLSAEALAVAKKRCQKSGANRVEFHHLSLFDVDQLPGEFDFINCVGVLHHTPDPIAGLQALARKLAPGGILHIFVYGELGRWEIRLMQEAIALLQGNRRGDYTDGVAVGRQLFAALPENNRLKQREQERWSWDNQRDAYFADMYVHPQEIDYTIPTLFELIDASGLEFLGFSNPQTWELERLIASAPELMERAHQLTDRQRYRLVELLDPQAITHYEFFLGRNPLPRHQWTEDDALLSAIPEPSPCIQGWQDSPQFFNQDYQVVSLPNAEWQFLLACAGNQVRQQAVAELLSTVDATLADVRSLQTQQLILLTPAAL comes from the coding sequence ATGTCTGATCCTCAAGCCATCAGTGCTGCTGTTGCTAAACTCTACAACACTTACCCGTTTCCGCCAGAACCTTTGTTAGATGAGCCACCTCCTGGCTATAACTGGCGCTGGAATTGGCTGACGGCCTATAATTTTTGCACTGGACGAAAACCTCAACGTCTTAATGCGCGAATTCTTGACGCAGGGTGTGGAACTGGTGTTGGCACAGAGTATCTGGTACATCTCAATCCAGATGCTATGGTGGTAGGGATTGATTTAAGTGCAGAGGCGCTAGCAGTTGCAAAGAAGCGCTGTCAGAAGTCAGGAGCAAACCGGGTCGAGTTTCATCACCTCAGTTTGTTTGATGTGGATCAGTTGCCAGGTGAATTTGATTTTATCAATTGTGTGGGGGTACTGCACCATACGCCTGATCCCATTGCTGGTCTGCAAGCATTGGCCCGCAAGCTAGCTCCGGGGGGTATTTTACATATCTTTGTGTATGGTGAATTGGGACGCTGGGAAATTAGATTGATGCAAGAGGCGATCGCTCTCTTACAAGGCAATCGGCGTGGAGACTACACTGATGGTGTTGCTGTCGGTCGGCAACTGTTTGCGGCTCTACCAGAGAACAATCGGCTGAAGCAACGTGAGCAAGAACGGTGGTCATGGGACAATCAACGGGATGCTTACTTTGCTGACATGTATGTGCATCCCCAAGAGATTGACTACACTATTCCTACCTTGTTTGAGTTAATTGATGCATCAGGACTGGAGTTTCTGGGCTTTTCCAACCCTCAGACCTGGGAGTTGGAGCGCTTAATTGCCTCAGCACCTGAACTGATGGAACGAGCGCACCAGTTGACCGATCGTCAGCGCTATCGGCTAGTTGAGTTGCTGGATCCACAGGCAATCACCCATTATGAGTTTTTTCTAGGGCGTAATCCCCTCCCTCGACACCAGTGGACAGAGGATGATGCCTTGCTGTCTGCTATCCCAGAACCAAGCCCTTGCATTCAAGGATGGCAAGATAGCCCTCAATTTTTTAACCAAGACTATCAGGTCGTTAGTTTGCCCAATGCAGAGTGGCAGTTCTTGTTGGCCTGTGCTGGCAACCAAGTGCGGCAGCAGGCAGTAGCAGAGCTGTTATCAACGGTGGATGCAACCTTGGCTGATGTACGATCGCTGCAAACGCAGCAGTTGATTTTGTTAACACCAGCCGCCTTATGA
- a CDS encoding DUF2808 domain-containing protein, with protein MVFGKTFRNALLASLATAGCLVAGLPMVTQAQGLPGLTLCWTGRCPKELNYRLDFGGRADNFDRYRLRIPGRELNTAVSQITIAYPDYFTGSFDVNNIQVYVRDREVALKPVTWDQENRRLVIEPVETIGANQALEVHLSNVKNPRYGGMFYFNASVQSPGDLPLLRYVGTWLITID; from the coding sequence ATGGTTTTCGGCAAAACATTCCGCAATGCCCTATTAGCGTCGTTGGCGACAGCAGGTTGTCTAGTAGCAGGCTTGCCTATGGTGACTCAAGCTCAAGGGTTGCCTGGACTAACCCTCTGCTGGACAGGGCGGTGCCCTAAAGAGCTAAACTACCGGCTAGATTTCGGTGGTAGAGCGGATAATTTTGATCGCTATCGGCTGCGGATTCCCGGTCGAGAGTTGAATACGGCTGTATCTCAAATTACGATTGCCTATCCTGACTATTTCACAGGTAGCTTTGATGTCAATAACATTCAAGTCTATGTTCGCGATCGCGAAGTTGCCCTAAAACCTGTAACCTGGGATCAAGAAAACCGTCGCCTAGTGATTGAACCTGTAGAAACGATCGGAGCTAATCAAGCGTTAGAAGTCCACCTGTCGAATGTGAAGAACCCTCGCTATGGGGGCATGTTCTATTTCAATGCCAGTGTTCAATCACCTGGAGATTTGCCCCTGCTGCGCTATGTTGGCACATGGTTGATCACCATCGACTAG